A stretch of Allostreptomyces psammosilenae DNA encodes these proteins:
- a CDS encoding DUF1844 domain-containing protein — MNDSTPDTPATDGTPVDDDPATERLAAEMARDIADVPAVEVITTVAVHLMSASAVTLGLAEEGEKYKDLDEARKLITALAGLITAAAPEIGNYHARPLRDGLKSLQLAFREESLVQDEPGAGPGEKFTGPVFPSRHQR, encoded by the coding sequence ATGAACGACAGCACCCCCGACACCCCCGCCACGGACGGCACCCCCGTCGACGACGACCCCGCCACCGAGCGGCTCGCCGCGGAGATGGCCCGGGACATCGCCGACGTCCCCGCGGTGGAGGTCATCACCACGGTCGCGGTGCACCTGATGAGCGCCTCCGCCGTCACCCTCGGCCTGGCCGAGGAGGGCGAGAAGTACAAGGACCTGGACGAGGCGCGCAAGCTGATCACCGCGCTGGCCGGCCTGATCACCGCCGCCGCGCCGGAGATCGGCAACTACCACGCCCGCCCGCTGCGGGACGGCCTGAAGTCCCTGCAGCTCGCCTTCCGCGAGGAGTCGCTGGTGCAGGACGAGCCGGGCGCCGGACCGGGCGAGAAGTTCACCGGCCCGGTCTTCCCCTCCCGCCACCAGCGGTAG
- the rplT gene encoding 50S ribosomal protein L20 — translation MARVKRAVNAQKKRRAILEQASGYRGQRSRLYRKAKEQVTHSLVYNYRDRKKRKGDFRQLWIQRINAAARSNGLTYNRLIQGLKAANIEIDRKILAELAVNDPTAFTALVEVARKALPSDVNAPKAAPAAA, via the coding sequence GTGGCACGCGTCAAGCGGGCTGTCAACGCCCAGAAGAAGCGCCGGGCAATCCTCGAGCAGGCCAGCGGTTACCGCGGCCAGCGGTCGCGCCTGTACCGCAAGGCGAAGGAGCAGGTCACCCACTCCCTCGTCTACAACTACCGGGACCGCAAGAAGCGCAAGGGCGACTTCCGGCAGCTGTGGATCCAGCGCATCAACGCCGCCGCTCGTTCCAACGGCCTGACCTACAACCGCCTCATCCAGGGGCTGAAGGCCGCGAACATCGAGATCGACCGCAAGATCCTCGCGGAGCTCGCGGTCAACGACCCGACGGCGTTCACCGCGCTGGTCGAGGTGGCCCGCAAGGCCCTGCCGAGCGACGTCAACGCGCCGAAGGCCGCTCCCGCCGCCGCCTGA
- the infC gene encoding translation initiation factor IF-3 → MVVEEATARCYLGGPISAEPRINDRIRVPEVRLVGPSGEQVGIVPLAKALELAQEYDLDLVEVAAAARPPVCKLMDYGKFKYESAMKARESRKNQAHTVIKEMKLRPKIDAHDYDTKKGHVVRFLKQGDKVKITIMFRGREQSRPELGHRLLQRLAEDVQDLGFVESAPKQDGRNMIMVLGPHKKKTEAMAEAREAADARRTARRQERVQDQGQQPQEPETGGAA, encoded by the coding sequence GTGGTCGTCGAGGAGGCGACCGCGCGGTGCTACCTAGGAGGCCCCATCAGCGCCGAGCCCCGCATCAACGACCGGATTCGCGTCCCCGAGGTGCGACTCGTCGGTCCCAGTGGTGAGCAGGTCGGCATCGTCCCGCTTGCCAAGGCACTGGAGCTTGCCCAGGAGTATGACCTGGACCTGGTCGAGGTCGCCGCGGCCGCCCGGCCGCCGGTCTGCAAGCTCATGGACTACGGCAAGTTCAAGTACGAGTCGGCCATGAAGGCCCGTGAATCGCGCAAGAACCAGGCGCACACGGTCATCAAGGAGATGAAGCTCCGGCCGAAGATCGATGCCCACGACTACGACACCAAGAAGGGTCATGTCGTGCGGTTCCTGAAGCAGGGCGACAAGGTCAAGATCACGATCATGTTCCGCGGGCGCGAGCAGTCCCGCCCCGAGCTGGGGCACCGGCTGCTCCAGCGGCTCGCTGAGGACGTGCAGGATCTCGGCTTCGTCGAGTCCGCCCCGAAGCAGGACGGCCGCAACATGATCATGGTCCTCGGTCCGCACAAGAAGAAGACCGAGGCGATGGCGGAGGCCCGCGAGGCCGCCGACGCTCGCCGGACCGCTCGGCGGCAGGAGCGGGTGCAGGACCAGGGCCAGCAGCCCCAGGAGCCCGAGACCGGTGGGGCCGCCTGA
- the pheS gene encoding phenylalanine--tRNA ligase subunit alpha, giving the protein MSAPNNAYDPVEVEALKPESVARMREEALAAIAAAADLEQLREARTAHAGDRSPLALANREIGALPPHAKADAGKRVGAARGAVNKALAARQAELQAEHEARILVEETVDVTLPWDRRPQGARHPLTTLSELIADTFVAMGYEVAEGPEAEAEWFNFDALNFLPDHPARSLQDTFFVQGPDGEEESGIVLRTHTSPVQARSLLTRELPVYVVCPGRTYRTDELDATHTPVFGQIEGLAVDRGLTMADLKGTLDHFATAMFGEGIVTRLRPHYFPFTEPSAELDLQCFVCRGASVGNPDRPCRTCSSEGWIEWGGCGMVHPNVLTACGVDPTEYSGFAFGMGLERTLMFRDDVRDMRDMVEGDVRFTLPFGMEI; this is encoded by the coding sequence ATGTCCGCACCGAACAACGCGTACGACCCGGTAGAGGTCGAGGCGCTGAAACCCGAATCGGTCGCCCGGATGCGCGAGGAGGCGCTGGCCGCCATCGCCGCCGCCGCCGACCTGGAGCAGCTGCGCGAGGCCCGCACCGCGCACGCCGGGGACCGCTCCCCGCTGGCGCTGGCCAACCGCGAGATCGGCGCGCTGCCCCCGCACGCCAAGGCCGACGCCGGCAAGCGGGTCGGCGCCGCCCGCGGCGCGGTCAACAAGGCGCTGGCCGCCCGCCAGGCGGAGCTGCAGGCCGAGCACGAGGCCCGGATCCTCGTGGAGGAGACCGTCGACGTCACCCTGCCCTGGGACCGTCGGCCGCAGGGCGCCCGCCACCCCCTCACCACGCTCTCCGAGCTGATCGCCGACACCTTCGTGGCCATGGGGTACGAGGTCGCCGAGGGACCCGAGGCCGAGGCCGAGTGGTTCAACTTCGACGCCCTGAACTTCCTGCCCGACCACCCGGCGCGCAGCCTCCAGGACACCTTCTTCGTCCAGGGCCCCGACGGCGAGGAGGAGTCCGGCATCGTGCTGCGCACCCACACCTCCCCGGTGCAGGCGCGCTCCCTGCTCACCCGCGAGCTGCCGGTCTACGTGGTCTGCCCCGGCCGCACCTACCGCACCGACGAGCTGGACGCCACCCACACCCCGGTGTTCGGCCAGATCGAGGGCCTCGCGGTGGACCGCGGCCTGACCATGGCCGACCTCAAGGGCACCCTCGACCACTTCGCCACCGCGATGTTCGGCGAGGGCATCGTGACCCGGCTGCGCCCGCACTACTTCCCGTTCACCGAGCCCTCCGCCGAGCTGGACCTGCAGTGCTTCGTCTGCCGCGGCGCCTCGGTCGGCAACCCCGACCGCCCGTGCCGGACCTGCTCCAGCGAGGGCTGGATCGAGTGGGGCGGCTGCGGCATGGTGCACCCCAACGTGCTCACCGCCTGCGGCGTGGACCCGACGGAGTACAGCGGCTTCGCGTTCGGCATGGGCCTGGAGCGGACCCTGATGTTCCGCGACGACGTGCGGGACATGCGAGACATGGTCGAGGGTGACGTGCGCTTCACCCTCCCGTTCGGGATGGAGATCTGA
- the rpmI gene encoding 50S ribosomal protein L35: MPKNKTHSGASKRFRLTGSGKVMRARANRRHLLEHKPSTRTRRLDGHAEMAPADAKKVKKLLGK, encoded by the coding sequence ATGCCGAAGAACAAGACGCACAGTGGCGCGAGCAAGCGCTTCCGCCTGACCGGCTCCGGCAAGGTCATGCGCGCCCGCGCCAACCGGCGCCACCTTCTGGAGCACAAGCCGTCCACCCGGACGCGCCGCCTGGACGGCCACGCCGAGATGGCCCCGGCCGACGCCAAGAAGGTCAAGAAGCTCCTCGGCAAGTGA
- a CDS encoding thioesterase II family protein, with translation MTPTPYLAARPRSGAALRLFCFHHAGGGASVFAPWPRALPPEVEVLPVRLPGREARYREPRITTRRELLAELDAHLGPLLDQPYALYGHSLGALVAHAFAQHRAGAGAGANAVTNASTSNGASTSTSTSPGDGAPNPPLALLVGACRAPNRPIPVEVGPDLDDEVLVGTLRGLGGIPDEMLARPGWLGRVVAVFRDDLLLNQDLRAARPRPVPVPVHAFAGAADLLASPGEMAAWSAYTTAGFHPHLVAGGHFFQRDPDFLAALRGVVERLTPAGARGALAGVTVVE, from the coding sequence ATGACCCCGACCCCCTACCTGGCCGCTCGGCCGCGCTCAGGCGCGGCCCTGCGCCTGTTCTGCTTCCACCACGCCGGAGGCGGGGCCTCCGTCTTCGCGCCCTGGCCGCGAGCCCTGCCGCCCGAGGTGGAGGTGCTGCCGGTGCGTCTGCCCGGACGGGAGGCCCGCTACCGGGAGCCGCGGATCACCACCCGGCGGGAACTGCTGGCGGAGCTGGACGCCCACCTCGGCCCGCTGCTCGACCAGCCCTATGCCCTCTACGGCCACAGTCTGGGCGCCCTGGTGGCGCACGCCTTCGCCCAGCACCGCGCGGGCGCCGGCGCGGGCGCGAACGCCGTCACGAACGCCAGCACGAGCAATGGCGCGAGCACGAGCACGAGCACGAGCCCGGGCGACGGCGCCCCGAACCCCCCGCTGGCCCTGCTGGTGGGGGCCTGCCGGGCGCCGAACCGTCCGATCCCGGTGGAGGTCGGTCCGGACCTCGACGACGAGGTGCTGGTGGGGACGCTGCGCGGCCTGGGCGGCATTCCGGACGAGATGCTGGCCCGCCCCGGCTGGCTGGGGCGGGTGGTGGCCGTCTTCCGCGACGACCTCCTGCTCAACCAGGACCTCCGGGCGGCGCGGCCCCGGCCGGTGCCGGTGCCGGTGCACGCCTTCGCGGGCGCCGCCGACCTGCTGGCCTCCCCGGGGGAGATGGCCGCCTGGTCGGCCTACACCACCGCGGGCTTCCACCCGCACCTGGTGGCCGGCGGCCACTTCTTCCAGCGCGACCCGGACTTCCTCGCGGCGCTGCGCGGGGTCGTCGAACGGTTGACGCCGGCCGGGGCGCGAGGCGCCCTGGCCGGCGTCACCGTGGTGGAGTAG
- a CDS encoding TrmH family RNA methyltransferase has protein sequence MASPELTSPRSARVVAARKLARRSHRTAERRFIAEGPQAVREALAHHAEAAAGRLPEPAVAPPGGTVVEVFTTLESRERHADLLAAARRHGVPVHTAADEVIDAVSQTVTPQGIVAVCRFLDVSFERVLAARPRLVAVLAHVRDPGNAGTVLRCADAAGADAVVLTDASVDLYNPKAVRASVGSLFHLPVVVGVPVERAVDGLREAGLRVLAADGAGLADLDSEQDEGTLAAPTAWIFGNEAWGLPEETRALADEVVRVPIHGRAESLNLATAAAVCLYASARGQRTGRTGSSARRDVR, from the coding sequence ATGGCCAGTCCCGAGCTGACCTCCCCGCGCTCCGCGCGCGTCGTCGCCGCCCGCAAGCTGGCGCGGCGCAGCCACCGGACCGCCGAGCGCCGGTTCATCGCCGAGGGGCCGCAGGCCGTCCGGGAGGCGCTCGCCCACCACGCCGAGGCCGCCGCCGGCCGGCTGCCCGAGCCCGCCGTGGCCCCGCCGGGCGGCACCGTGGTGGAAGTCTTCACCACCCTGGAGTCGCGCGAGCGCCACGCCGACCTGCTCGCCGCCGCCCGGCGGCACGGCGTGCCGGTGCACACGGCGGCCGACGAGGTCATCGACGCGGTCAGCCAGACGGTCACCCCGCAGGGCATCGTCGCGGTCTGCCGGTTCCTGGACGTCTCCTTCGAGCGGGTCCTCGCGGCCCGCCCCCGGCTGGTCGCGGTGCTGGCGCACGTCCGCGACCCGGGCAACGCCGGGACCGTGCTGCGCTGCGCCGACGCCGCCGGGGCGGACGCCGTGGTGCTCACCGACGCCTCGGTGGACCTGTACAACCCCAAGGCGGTGCGGGCCTCGGTCGGCAGCCTGTTCCACCTGCCGGTGGTGGTCGGCGTCCCGGTGGAGCGGGCCGTGGACGGGCTGCGCGAGGCCGGGCTGCGGGTGCTCGCCGCGGACGGCGCCGGCCTCGCCGACCTGGACAGCGAGCAGGACGAGGGCACCCTGGCCGCCCCGACCGCCTGGATCTTCGGCAACGAGGCCTGGGGCCTGCCGGAGGAGACCCGGGCGCTGGCGGACGAGGTGGTGCGGGTCCCGATCCACGGCCGCGCCGAGAGCCTCAACCTGGCCACCGCGGCCGCCGTGTGCCTCTACGCCTCCGCGCGCGGGCAGCGCACCGGGCGCACCGGTTCGAGCGCGCGCCGCGACGTGCGCTGA
- a CDS encoding Gfo/Idh/MocA family protein, translated as MRFGLLGTGYWAAETHGAALAAHPEAELVGVWGRDAAKAEALATRYGARAYTDADELIADVDAVAVALPPDVQAELATRAADAGRHLLLDKPLALTTEAADRLVEAVDRRGTASVVFFTNRFHAPVDAFLRDAAEQGGWFAARATMFASIFRPGNPYGASPWRREAGGLWDVGPHALSLLLPVLGPAERVTALDGAHGSVQLLVGHRDGAVSSLALTLDAPEGGMAHEFTLHGAQGAVTVPGGGGTAVEAMTTAIGTLLATVRDGAPGHPCDVHFGREVVRILQAADRSRREGVTVRLAAEPATR; from the coding sequence ATGAGGTTCGGACTGCTGGGGACGGGCTACTGGGCCGCCGAGACGCACGGGGCGGCGCTCGCCGCCCACCCGGAGGCGGAACTCGTCGGCGTGTGGGGCCGCGACGCCGCCAAGGCCGAGGCGCTCGCCACGCGCTACGGCGCACGCGCGTACACCGACGCCGACGAGCTGATCGCCGACGTCGACGCGGTCGCCGTCGCCCTGCCCCCGGACGTCCAGGCGGAGCTGGCCACCCGCGCCGCCGACGCCGGCCGGCACCTGCTGCTGGACAAGCCGCTGGCGCTGACCACGGAGGCCGCCGACCGGCTGGTGGAGGCCGTGGACCGGCGGGGCACCGCCTCCGTCGTGTTCTTCACCAACCGCTTCCACGCCCCGGTGGACGCGTTCCTGCGCGACGCCGCCGAACAGGGCGGCTGGTTCGCCGCCCGCGCCACCATGTTCGCGTCGATCTTCCGCCCCGGGAACCCCTACGGCGCCTCGCCGTGGCGCCGCGAGGCCGGCGGCCTGTGGGACGTCGGCCCGCACGCGCTCTCCCTGCTGCTGCCCGTCCTCGGCCCGGCGGAGCGGGTCACCGCGCTGGACGGGGCGCACGGCAGCGTGCAACTGCTGGTGGGGCACCGCGACGGCGCGGTCAGCTCGCTGGCGCTCACCCTGGACGCCCCCGAGGGCGGCATGGCCCACGAGTTCACGCTGCACGGCGCCCAGGGCGCCGTCACCGTGCCCGGCGGGGGCGGAACCGCGGTCGAGGCCATGACCACCGCCATCGGGACGCTGCTGGCCACCGTCCGGGACGGCGCGCCGGGGCACCCGTGCGACGTCCACTTCGGCCGCGAGGTGGTGCGGATCCTCCAGGCCGCGGACCGCTCGCGCCGCGAGGGCGTCACGGTGCGCCTGGCCGCGGAGCCGGCGACGCGCTGA
- the pheT gene encoding phenylalanine--tRNA ligase subunit beta, with protein sequence MRVPLSWLREYVDLPAGVTGREVADRLLAIGHEVEAVEQLGAGLKGPLVVGQVLAIEELSGFKKPIRHCQVDVGDANGTGEPQSIVCGATNFAVGDQVVVVLPGGVLPGDFQIAARKTYGRMSEGMICSARELGMSDEHDGIIVLPPGQQVGADAIELLGLVDEVLDIAVTPDRGYCLSLRGIAREAATAYGVALRDPALLDVPAGTGPGPAVNVEDTAGCDRFVARAVTGLNPEARTPLWMQRRIQMAGMRPINLPVDVTNYVMLELGQPLHAYDRGQLAGPITVRRATAGETLRTLDDVERTLDPRDLVIADDRGAIALAGVMGGASSEINHTPGGAVGPTTDVVIEAAHFDAMTIARAARRHRLSSEAARRFERGVDPRAAGVAAQRAVDLLCMLGGGTAEPGVTDVDATTPPTPVVIPADHPDRVAGTSYGRDTVVRRLQDVGCGVTGADELTVTPPTWRPDLVGPNDLAEEVIRLEGYHLLPSTMPTLPPGLGLTARQRLVRTVGRTLAGDGWIEVQCYPFVGDAAWDAFGLDADDPRRTAVRLSNPISDEEPLLRTTLLPGLLATLRRNEGRGNSDVALYETGLVFHPRPGGGRIERLPVDRRPSDEELAALDAALPEQPRHVAGVLAGARERAGWWGEGRPAGWADAVRAAQLVADAARARVTVRQAEYAPWHPGRCAAFVLVGEDGAERVVGHAGELHPRVVTALGLPARTAAFELDLDALAGASGGPVQAPRVSTFPVATQDVALVVPEATPAAEVAGALREGAGELLESLRLFDVYTGQQIGEGYKSLAYALRFRAPDRTLTVEETTAARDAAVALAGERTGAVLRGA encoded by the coding sequence ATGCGAGTCCCGCTTTCCTGGCTGCGGGAGTACGTCGACCTGCCGGCCGGAGTCACCGGGCGCGAGGTCGCCGACCGGCTGCTGGCCATCGGCCACGAGGTCGAGGCCGTCGAACAGCTCGGCGCCGGCCTGAAGGGCCCGCTCGTCGTCGGCCAGGTGCTGGCCATCGAGGAGCTGAGCGGCTTCAAGAAGCCCATCCGGCACTGCCAGGTGGACGTCGGCGACGCCAACGGCACCGGCGAGCCGCAGTCCATCGTCTGCGGCGCCACCAACTTCGCCGTCGGCGACCAGGTCGTCGTGGTGCTGCCCGGCGGCGTCCTGCCCGGCGACTTCCAGATCGCCGCCCGCAAGACCTACGGCCGGATGTCCGAGGGCATGATCTGCTCCGCCCGCGAACTCGGCATGAGCGACGAGCACGACGGCATCATCGTGCTGCCGCCCGGCCAGCAGGTCGGCGCCGACGCCATAGAGCTGCTCGGCCTGGTCGACGAGGTCCTCGACATCGCCGTCACCCCCGACCGCGGCTACTGCCTGTCGCTGCGCGGCATCGCCCGGGAGGCCGCCACCGCCTACGGGGTGGCGCTGCGCGACCCGGCGCTGCTGGACGTGCCCGCCGGCACCGGCCCAGGGCCCGCGGTGAACGTCGAGGACACCGCCGGCTGCGACCGCTTCGTCGCCCGCGCGGTCACCGGCCTGAACCCGGAGGCCCGCACCCCGCTGTGGATGCAGCGCCGGATCCAGATGGCCGGCATGCGGCCGATCAACCTCCCCGTCGACGTCACCAACTACGTGATGCTCGAACTCGGCCAGCCGCTGCACGCCTACGACCGCGGCCAGCTCGCCGGGCCGATCACCGTCCGCCGGGCGACCGCCGGGGAGACCCTGCGCACCCTCGACGACGTGGAGCGCACCCTCGACCCGCGCGACCTGGTCATCGCCGACGACCGCGGCGCCATCGCGCTGGCCGGCGTCATGGGCGGCGCCTCCTCCGAGATCAACCACACCCCGGGCGGGGCCGTCGGCCCCACCACCGACGTGGTCATCGAGGCCGCGCACTTCGACGCGATGACCATCGCCCGCGCCGCCCGACGGCACCGGCTCTCCTCCGAGGCGGCCCGCCGCTTCGAGCGCGGCGTCGATCCGCGGGCCGCCGGCGTCGCCGCGCAGCGCGCCGTGGACCTGCTGTGCATGCTCGGCGGCGGCACCGCCGAGCCCGGCGTCACCGACGTCGACGCCACCACCCCGCCCACCCCGGTGGTCATCCCGGCCGACCACCCCGACCGGGTGGCCGGCACCTCCTACGGGCGCGACACGGTCGTGCGCCGCCTCCAGGACGTCGGCTGCGGCGTCACCGGCGCCGACGAGCTGACCGTCACCCCGCCCACCTGGCGCCCCGACCTGGTCGGCCCCAACGACCTGGCCGAGGAGGTCATCCGGCTGGAGGGCTACCACCTGCTGCCCTCCACCATGCCCACGCTGCCCCCGGGCCTCGGCCTGACCGCCCGGCAGCGCCTGGTCCGCACGGTCGGCCGGACCCTCGCCGGCGACGGCTGGATCGAGGTCCAGTGCTACCCGTTCGTCGGCGACGCCGCCTGGGACGCCTTCGGCCTCGACGCGGACGACCCGCGGCGCACCGCCGTGCGGCTGTCCAACCCGATCTCCGACGAGGAACCGCTGCTGCGCACCACGCTGCTGCCGGGGCTGCTGGCCACGCTGCGCCGCAACGAGGGCCGCGGCAACAGCGACGTCGCCCTGTACGAGACCGGCCTGGTCTTCCACCCGCGCCCCGGCGGCGGGCGGATCGAGCGCCTGCCCGTCGACCGTCGTCCCAGCGACGAGGAGCTGGCCGCCCTGGACGCCGCCCTGCCGGAGCAGCCGCGGCACGTCGCCGGAGTGCTGGCCGGCGCCCGGGAGCGCGCCGGCTGGTGGGGCGAGGGACGCCCGGCCGGCTGGGCCGACGCGGTGCGGGCCGCCCAGCTGGTCGCCGACGCCGCCCGGGCCCGGGTGACCGTCCGGCAGGCCGAGTACGCGCCCTGGCACCCCGGCCGCTGCGCCGCCTTCGTGCTGGTCGGCGAGGACGGCGCGGAGCGGGTCGTCGGCCACGCCGGCGAGCTGCACCCGCGGGTGGTCACGGCGCTCGGCCTGCCGGCGCGCACCGCCGCCTTCGAGCTCGACCTGGACGCGCTCGCCGGGGCGAGCGGCGGCCCCGTGCAGGCGCCCCGGGTGTCCACCTTCCCGGTGGCCACCCAGGACGTGGCGCTGGTGGTGCCCGAGGCC
- a CDS encoding sensor histidine kinase, which translates to MIGEAVGTAGAAAPAVEQAGAAATAVAPPTVITTVTPVGGAAVVRPVPEADPAGLHPDDLPDGLVVADQHGRVVCFNAAATALTGIPADSALGRPITEALPLQHLEGCPWWQVTDPYGGLATRTGQPERLLLLPGGREVLVTARYARAGGRTGPLHRLVVQLRCPTARQRAERNHAELIATVAHELRSPLTSVKGFTATLLAKWDRFTDPQKRLMLETVDADADRVTRLIAELLDISRIDAGRLELHRQVIDPVAAVRRHVQALVAAGQPEERFRILVSDRPLPRLWADADKVDQILANLLENAVRHGAGTVMIEVEPTTAGPAQGPAEAGAAPPGEGEEGIAVTVSDEGPGIPEESMGRVFTRFWRGNKRGGTGLGLYIVKGLVEAHGGTITVGRAAGGGARFRFTLPVATPEFMRG; encoded by the coding sequence ATGATCGGCGAGGCGGTCGGAACGGCAGGAGCGGCGGCGCCGGCGGTGGAGCAGGCCGGGGCGGCGGCCACCGCGGTCGCGCCGCCCACCGTGATCACCACGGTCACCCCGGTCGGCGGCGCCGCCGTGGTGCGGCCGGTGCCCGAGGCCGACCCGGCCGGCCTGCACCCCGACGACCTCCCGGACGGCCTCGTGGTGGCGGACCAGCACGGCCGGGTGGTGTGCTTCAACGCCGCCGCCACCGCGCTGACCGGCATCCCGGCGGACAGCGCCCTCGGCCGGCCGATCACCGAGGCGCTGCCCCTGCAACACCTGGAGGGCTGCCCCTGGTGGCAGGTGACCGACCCCTACGGCGGGCTGGCCACCCGCACCGGACAGCCGGAGCGCCTGCTGCTGCTGCCCGGGGGCCGGGAGGTGCTGGTCACCGCCCGCTACGCCCGCGCCGGGGGCCGCACCGGGCCGCTGCACCGGCTCGTCGTGCAGCTGCGCTGCCCCACCGCCCGGCAGCGCGCCGAACGCAACCACGCCGAGCTGATCGCCACCGTGGCGCACGAGCTGCGCTCCCCGCTGACCAGCGTCAAGGGCTTCACCGCCACCCTGCTGGCCAAGTGGGACCGGTTCACCGACCCGCAGAAGCGCCTCATGCTGGAGACCGTCGACGCCGACGCCGACCGGGTCACCCGGCTGATCGCCGAGCTGCTGGACATCTCCCGCATCGACGCCGGCCGCCTGGAGCTGCACCGGCAGGTCATCGACCCGGTCGCCGCCGTGCGGCGGCACGTGCAGGCCCTGGTGGCCGCCGGCCAGCCCGAGGAGCGCTTCCGGATCCTGGTGAGCGACCGCCCGCTGCCCCGGCTGTGGGCCGACGCCGACAAGGTCGACCAGATCCTCGCCAACCTGCTGGAAAACGCGGTGCGGCACGGCGCCGGAACCGTCATGATCGAGGTCGAGCCGACCACGGCCGGACCCGCCCAGGGGCCGGCGGAGGCGGGGGCGGCGCCCCCCGGCGAGGGCGAGGAGGGCATCGCGGTGACGGTGAGCGACGAAGGACCGGGCATCCCCGAGGAGTCCATGGGCCGCGTCTTCACCCGGTTCTGGCGCGGCAACAAGCGCGGCGGCACCGGCCTCGGGCTGTACATCGTCAAGGGCCTGGTCGAGGCGCACGGCGGCACCATCACCGTCGGCCGGGCCGCCGGCGGGGGAGCCCGGTTCCGCTTCACGCTGCCCGTCGCGACCCCGGAGTTCATGCGCGGCTGA
- a CDS encoding MIP family channel protein: protein MDARSLLAEFLGTALLVFFAVGTAVLAVDFVGALGIALAFGLVLLALVYAFGPISGCHVNPAVTLGFLVARRIDGRTALGYWVAQLLGGVLGAAVLFLVARQVPGLVTEGRFGSNGYGDRSDVGITLGGAFLAEVVLTFLLVLVVLSVTHRLAALHFAGLAIGMALAVVHLIGIPLTGTSVNPARSLGPALFAGADALSQLWLFFLAPLVGGVLAALVHPFIHEQEFKGHVDDVEAATPAT from the coding sequence ATGGACGCCCGTTCGCTCCTCGCCGAGTTCCTCGGCACCGCGCTGCTGGTCTTCTTCGCGGTGGGCACGGCCGTGCTCGCCGTGGACTTCGTGGGCGCGCTGGGCATCGCGCTGGCCTTCGGGCTGGTGCTGCTGGCGCTCGTCTACGCCTTCGGCCCGATCTCCGGCTGCCACGTCAACCCGGCCGTCACCCTGGGCTTCCTGGTGGCCCGCCGGATCGACGGCCGCACCGCGCTCGGCTACTGGGTCGCCCAGCTGCTGGGCGGGGTGCTGGGCGCCGCGGTGCTGTTCCTGGTCGCTCGGCAGGTGCCCGGTCTGGTCACCGAGGGGCGCTTCGGCAGCAACGGCTACGGCGACCGTTCGGATGTCGGCATCACCCTCGGCGGGGCGTTCCTCGCCGAGGTGGTGCTCACCTTCCTGCTGGTGCTGGTGGTGCTGTCGGTGACCCACCGGCTCGCCGCCCTGCACTTCGCCGGGCTGGCGATCGGGATGGCGCTCGCCGTGGTGCACCTGATCGGCATCCCGCTCACCGGCACCTCCGTGAACCCGGCGCGCTCGCTGGGGCCGGCGCTGTTCGCCGGGGCGGACGCGCTGTCGCAGTTGTGGCTGTTCTTCCTGGCGCCGCTGGTGGGCGGGGTGCTGGCGGCGCTGGTGCACCCGTTCATCCACGAGCAGGAGTTCAAGGGGCACGTGGACGACGTCGAGGCGGCCACCCCGGCGACCTGA